One Bacteroidota bacterium DNA segment encodes these proteins:
- a CDS encoding tetratricopeptide repeat protein: MQKDNRTLTRQIKYLLLGLTLFFCQHSFGQKSKIDSLTDALLITKNDTSKASTLLLISEELLHQQPDTVIILSNQILELSEKNNYTFGIKNANNNLGVINMNKGNNDVALKYFFKVLKISEEAKDSVYIAKSYNNIGIIYRNQDDFKKSMEYTKKSLAIRKNLKDKKGQAVCLTNIGLNYWSLYDYENSLKYSFEAEKLFKETGFTKFLGNVYNNIADVYDEQGKYQDAIKYLKKSFEIKVAQNDKYTIPSFWNNVGSLYIKLKMYDSAFSCLSNGLKLAKDYGSMQDINKSYEHLSFLFAQKKEFEKAYNYYQLYSQTKDTLFNENKTKQITEMETKYQTEKKDNEIKLLNTEKEKERAIAEEKSRKQKIIIWSVISGFLLVTVFAFFIFRSLRITSKQKQIIEVQKIEVEKQKHTIEEKNKDITDSINYAKRIQQAKLPDKKEIHSALPNSFVLFKPKDIVSGDFYYFYKDDKSVFIASADCTGHGVPGAFMSMIGSEKLDDALAHSVDTSEILSHLNKGIKSSLRQTDSNESTRDGMDIALCSVDTDARVIKYAGANRPLWIIRNGQTVVEEIKATKKAIGGFTEDSQHFDTHEIKLQQGDTFYISTDGYADTFGKQDKKLTTKKFKEILLSIQDKSLKEQEQHLDNFIEDWKGETEQVDDILVIGVRL; encoded by the coding sequence ATGCAAAAAGACAATAGAACTTTGACGCGACAAATAAAATACCTACTTCTCGGACTGACACTTTTTTTCTGCCAACATTCCTTTGGACAGAAAAGTAAAATTGATTCTTTGACTGATGCTTTACTGATAACAAAGAACGATACAAGCAAGGCAAGTACGCTTTTACTTATTTCGGAAGAATTGCTACACCAGCAACCAGACACAGTCATTATTTTAAGCAATCAAATTTTAGAATTATCCGAAAAAAATAACTACACATTTGGAATTAAAAATGCTAATAATAATCTCGGAGTTATTAATATGAACAAAGGAAATAATGATGTTGCGCTAAAATACTTTTTTAAAGTTTTAAAAATTTCGGAAGAAGCAAAAGACAGTGTTTATATTGCAAAATCATATAATAACATAGGAATTATTTATAGGAATCAAGATGATTTTAAAAAATCTATGGAATACACAAAAAAATCTCTTGCAATAAGAAAGAATTTGAAAGATAAAAAAGGGCAAGCAGTTTGTCTAACAAATATTGGATTAAATTATTGGTCATTATATGATTATGAGAATTCTCTTAAATATTCTTTTGAAGCAGAGAAATTATTTAAAGAAACAGGGTTTACAAAATTCCTTGGTAATGTTTATAATAACATTGCGGATGTTTATGATGAACAAGGAAAATATCAAGACGCGATTAAATATCTAAAAAAATCTTTTGAAATTAAAGTTGCACAAAATGATAAATACACTATTCCAAGTTTCTGGAATAATGTCGGCTCTTTATATATTAAATTAAAGATGTATGATTCAGCATTTAGTTGTTTATCGAACGGACTAAAACTCGCCAAAGATTATGGCTCAATGCAAGATATTAATAAATCCTATGAACACTTATCTTTTTTATTCGCTCAAAAAAAAGAATTTGAAAAGGCATACAACTATTATCAATTATACTCGCAAACAAAGGATACTTTATTTAACGAAAATAAGACGAAGCAAATAACCGAAATGGAAACAAAATATCAAACCGAAAAAAAAGACAATGAAATAAAATTGCTGAATACAGAGAAAGAAAAAGAACGAGCCATCGCAGAAGAAAAAAGCAGAAAACAAAAAATAATTATATGGTCAGTAATAAGTGGTTTTCTTTTAGTGACTGTATTTGCCTTTTTTATTTTTCGCTCATTAAGAATAACAAGCAAACAAAAACAAATTATTGAAGTGCAAAAAATAGAAGTTGAAAAACAAAAACACACTATTGAAGAGAAGAACAAGGACATTACTGACAGTATTAATTACGCAAAAAGAATTCAGCAAGCAAAACTTCCAGACAAAAAAGAAATACATTCAGCACTTCCAAATTCATTTGTCCTTTTCAAACCAAAAGATATTGTGAGCGGAGACTTTTATTATTTCTACAAAGATGATAAATCTGTTTTCATTGCATCGGCTGACTGCACAGGACACGGAGTTCCTGGAGCATTTATGAGTATGATTGGTTCTGAAAAATTAGATGACGCTTTGGCGCACAGCGTAGACACTTCTGAAATACTTAGCCACTTAAATAAAGGAATAAAATCTTCGCTTCGTCAGACAGACAGCAATGAATCAACACGTGATGGAATGGACATCGCGCTTTGCTCCGTTGACACAGACGCGCGTGTTATAAAATATGCTGGTGCAAACCGACCGCTTTGGATTATCCGCAACGGACAGACAGTCGTTGAAGAAATTAAAGCAACTAAAAAAGCAATTGGCGGTTTCACAGAGGACAGCCAACACTTCGACACCCACGAAATAAAATTACAGCAAGGCGACACCTTTTATATATCTACTGACGGCTACGCAGACACATTTGGCAAACAGGACAAAAAACTTACGACAAAAAAGTTCAAAGAAATATTGCTTTCAATTCAAGACAAATCTTTAAAAGAACAAGAGCAACATCTCGACAACTTTATCGAAGACTGGAAAGGCGAGACAGAACAAGTGGACGACATTTTAGTTATCGGTGTACGCTTGTAG
- a CDS encoding metal-sensitive transcriptional regulator, producing MLPKDLTQDIKTRLATIRGQVDGLVKMLDNEADPEKIITQFKAVDSGLDTAYNLLLDEVYRKALAIKIVEVADACPGNCGNEEKIDFIKTQFPKFKLDEIVKRFKEITKIGERVKEHQKKNI from the coding sequence ATGCTACCCAAAGACCTCACACAAGATATTAAAACCCGTTTGGCAACCATTCGGGGACAAGTGGACGGACTTGTTAAAATGCTGGACAACGAAGCAGACCCCGAAAAAATAATTACGCAATTCAAAGCGGTGGACAGCGGACTTGACACGGCTTACAATCTTTTGCTTGATGAAGTTTACAGAAAAGCACTTGCAATAAAAATAGTAGAAGTGGCAGACGCTTGCCCAGGAAACTGCGGTAACGAAGAAAAAATTGATTTCATCAAGACACAGTTTCCTAAATTCAAACTTGACGAAATCGTAAAGAGATTTAAAGAAATAACCAAAATTGGTGAGCGGGTAAAAGAGCATCAGAAAAAAAATATTTAA
- the merA gene encoding mercury(II) reductase, with translation MKEEKIKVEITGMTCDHCAASIEKLVKTKEGVTDVKVNWKDGKGAINFNSDKISEDEIADTINNTKNYKVKSITYSNLNTSHFDLIIIGGGSAAFAAAIKANESGLTTLIVNGGLPIGGTCVNVGCLPSKHLIRAAEQVHRASHSAFTGIKPCKPETDFLKIIQQKKELVKVMQQKKYLDVVSDFETLKIIEGKAKFLDEKTILVNDKDEYTADKFLIATGATTNIQNIEGLKEVGYLTNVSLFDLEEKPESLTIMGAGYIGLEIAMAYNRFGIKIRIIEFTDRAIRTQTPDISEELEKFMKEEGIEFYPNYRIEKVEKNSTDIIIKGKDVKTGKDFQFTEHGHIVVATGTTPNTKDLGVENLGIATLKSGHIIVNEFMQTSVPHIYAAGDCNQNPPFVYTAAYEGNLAVNNMVAHSEEELSAADYKGMPWVIFTDPQVAGAGIDEAEAEKKNIPFEVSKINLSDVPRYAAALDTRGFIKLIRNSETDKLLGARIIAPEGGELVMELSLAIRYGITVTELAKTMHPYLTASEGIKLAAITFGKDVAKLSCCAV, from the coding sequence ATGAAAGAAGAAAAAATTAAAGTGGAAATAACAGGAATGACTTGCGACCATTGTGCTGCCAGTATTGAAAAACTTGTTAAAACAAAAGAAGGTGTAACCGATGTAAAGGTAAATTGGAAAGATGGCAAAGGTGCAATCAATTTCAACTCCGATAAAATCAGTGAAGATGAAATTGCCGATACCATTAACAATACAAAAAATTACAAAGTAAAATCTATAACTTATTCCAATCTTAATACAAGCCACTTTGATTTAATCATCATCGGTGGCGGTTCGGCTGCATTTGCCGCTGCCATCAAAGCCAATGAATCAGGACTGACAACGCTCATCGTGAACGGTGGCTTACCCATTGGCGGCACTTGCGTGAATGTGGGTTGCCTCCCTTCTAAACATTTAATTCGTGCAGCCGAGCAAGTTCATCGCGCTTCACATTCTGCTTTCACTGGAATAAAACCTTGTAAACCAGAAACAGATTTTTTAAAAATCATTCAGCAGAAAAAGGAATTGGTAAAAGTAATGCAACAAAAAAAATATTTAGATGTGGTGAGTGATTTTGAAACATTAAAAATTATAGAAGGCAAAGCAAAATTCCTTGACGAAAAAACAATTCTTGTAAATGACAAGGACGAATATACAGCCGATAAATTTCTGATTGCAACGGGCGCAACTACCAACATTCAAAATATTGAGGGACTGAAAGAAGTCGGCTATCTCACCAATGTTTCTCTTTTTGATTTGGAAGAAAAACCCGAATCGCTCACCATTATGGGAGCGGGATATATCGGACTTGAAATTGCAATGGCTTACAATCGCTTCGGAATAAAAATCAGAATAATTGAATTTACCGACCGCGCTATTCGCACACAAACGCCCGACATCAGCGAAGAACTTGAAAAATTTATGAAGGAAGAGGGAATAGAATTTTATCCCAATTACAGAATTGAAAAAGTTGAAAAAAACAGCACAGATATTATTATTAAAGGTAAAGATGTAAAAACAGGAAAAGATTTTCAGTTCACCGAACACGGTCATATTGTAGTAGCAACAGGAACAACCCCAAACACTAAAGATTTAGGAGTAGAGAATTTAGGTATTGCAACCCTGAAAAGCGGACACATCATCGTGAATGAATTTATGCAAACTTCCGTTCCACATATTTACGCTGCTGGCGACTGCAATCAAAATCCTCCCTTTGTTTATACTGCTGCCTACGAGGGAAATCTTGCTGTAAATAATATGGTTGCTCACAGTGAAGAAGAATTATCAGCAGCCGATTATAAAGGAATGCCCTGGGTAATCTTCACCGACCCGCAAGTAGCAGGAGCGGGAATTGATGAAGCGGAAGCCGAAAAGAAAAATATTCCTTTTGAAGTCAGTAAAATAAATTTGAGCGATGTACCAAGATACGCAGCAGCATTGGACACAAGGGGTTTTATCAAACTTATTCGTAATTCCGAAACCGATAAACTGCTTGGCGCAAGAATCATTGCCCCCGAAGGCGGAGAATTAGTAATGGAATTATCTCTTGCAATCCGATATGGAATTACAGTAACAGAATTGGCAAAAACTATGCATCCATACTTAACAGCATCCGAAGGAATAAAATTAGCAGCCATCACTTTTGGAAAAGATGTGGCAAAACTAAGTTGTTGTGCAGTATAA
- a CDS encoding T9SS type A sorting domain-containing protein: MKKLILISTAVLALTVVHGQTTFQKTYNHIYEYQNLGTIEATVRETSDSGFIMIGVQMDTLDTLSTVSQPIYVIKTDKNGDTLWTKVFNIGGGACNIIQTSDSGYALCGRYFIKLNSQGDTLWSKYISNGFLTDIKQTSDGGYILTGYGGSNDDFILTKSDGIGNIQWTKLYGGTGVNVPDRAFAVYETTSGYLAIGFTGNWGDALFVVKVDFNGNLLWTKTYKGSGNRIAWNTTKTSDGGYVLAGWAGEILNDNIYFLKIDSDGNFIWDKEFDIGLYDNMRYISETFDKGFIMCGGNTLLKTDSVGNFLWAKKVNANGRLDCVQQTMDSSFAILALTWDTINSGLTLIKTDNLGNSCFQSNLNYNNVTTTTQIVYPTIQSLPSNIAVTSIHPSIHTWGTVIPICSSTTFISEIPDNNYFISVFPNPFSTQTVLQTDNLLHNATLTVDNCFGQTVVQIKNISGQTVVFSRDNLASGLYFVRLTENNKIFTDKLIITDR; this comes from the coding sequence ATGAAAAAATTAATTCTCATATCGACAGCGGTTCTCGCGCTGACAGTTGTGCACGGTCAGACAACTTTTCAAAAAACATATAACCACATTTATGAATACCAAAATTTAGGAACGATTGAAGCAACTGTACGAGAAACTTCTGACAGCGGATTTATTATGATTGGAGTCCAAATGGACACTCTTGATACACTTAGCACGGTTTCTCAACCAATTTATGTAATCAAAACGGATAAAAACGGAGATACACTTTGGACGAAAGTTTTTAATATTGGCGGAGGCGCATGTAACATTATACAAACTTCCGATAGCGGATATGCTTTATGCGGACGGTATTTCATAAAACTTAATTCACAGGGAGATACTTTATGGTCAAAATATATTAGTAATGGATTCTTAACCGACATAAAACAAACGAGTGACGGAGGTTACATTCTTACAGGATATGGAGGTTCAAATGATGATTTCATATTAACGAAATCAGACGGGATAGGAAATATTCAGTGGACTAAATTATATGGGGGAACAGGCGTAAATGTTCCTGATAGAGCATTTGCTGTTTATGAAACTACTTCGGGATACTTAGCCATAGGTTTTACTGGTAATTGGGGAGACGCCTTGTTCGTTGTAAAAGTAGATTTCAATGGAAATTTACTTTGGACGAAAACTTATAAAGGTTCTGGCAATAGAATAGCATGGAATACAACAAAAACTTCTGACGGTGGATATGTTCTGGCTGGATGGGCTGGAGAAATTCTTAATGACAATATTTATTTCTTAAAAATAGATTCTGATGGAAATTTTATTTGGGATAAGGAATTTGACATTGGATTATATGATAATATGCGATATATCTCTGAAACATTTGACAAAGGATTTATTATGTGTGGTGGAAATACATTATTAAAAACGGACTCTGTGGGAAATTTTTTATGGGCAAAAAAAGTTAATGCAAATGGCAGATTAGATTGCGTTCAACAAACAATGGACAGTTCTTTCGCCATATTAGCATTAACGTGGGATACCATTAATTCTGGTTTAACATTAATCAAAACAGACAATCTCGGTAATTCTTGTTTTCAAAGTAATTTAAATTATAATAATGTTACAACTACAACTCAAATAGTATATCCAACCATTCAATCTCTTCCATCAAACATTGCCGTTACTTCAATCCATCCATCAATTCACACATGGGGGACAGTAATTCCTATTTGCTCAAGCACTACATTTATTAGTGAAATTCCCGACAACAATTATTTTATTTCCGTTTTTCCAAATCCTTTTTCTACACAGACAGTTTTGCAGACAGACAATCTTTTACATAACGCAACTCTCACGGTGGACAACTGTTTCGGACAGACAGTTGTGCAAATAAAAAACATCAGCGGTCAGACAGTTGTTTTCTCCCGTGACAATCTCGCAAGCGGACTGTATTTCGTTCGGCTGACAGAAAACAATAAAATCTTCACCGACAAATTAATAATTACGGACAGGTAA
- a CDS encoding helix-turn-helix transcriptional regulator encodes MKPLTLSGAFLFVVILYLQHFHLKLSPLHSFFTHTAKEIVGKRIKMLRKQNNMTLQQMADLIKADRQYVWNIENGEVNLTLDYIDRIAQALKVSQSEFLNTNI; translated from the coding sequence ATGAAGCCCTTGACTTTGTCAGGGGCTTTTTTATTTGTAGTGATATTGTATTTACAGCACTTTCACTTAAAACTCTCTCCTTTGCATAGTTTTTTCACACATACGGCAAAAGAGATTGTTGGCAAAAGAATAAAAATGTTGCGAAAACAAAACAACATGACATTACAGCAAATGGCAGATTTAATCAAAGCCGACAGGCAGTATGTATGGAACATAGAAAACGGAGAAGTCAACCTAACGCTTGATTACATAGATAGAATTGCACAAGCGCTTAAAGTTTCTCAAAGCGAATTTTTAAACACAAATATTTAA
- a CDS encoding winged helix-turn-helix transcriptional regulator, translating into MTKETCIRVFADPVQIRECRKKVSENEKTFSQLSNILALAGSDVRLKILFMLEEEDKLCPCDIADILGMTVPAISQHLRKMKDGNIIESRRVGQTIYYSLSEENLKILKPFFKHITQSIKEEAL; encoded by the coding sequence ATGACAAAAGAAACCTGTATCCGCGTGTTTGCCGACCCTGTACAAATCAGGGAGTGCAGAAAAAAAGTATCCGAAAACGAAAAAACATTTTCCCAACTTTCAAATATTCTTGCATTAGCGGGGAGCGATGTTCGGCTGAAAATTCTGTTTATGCTGGAAGAAGAAGACAAACTCTGCCCCTGCGATATTGCCGATATTCTCGGAATGACAGTTCCTGCAATATCACAGCACTTAAGAAAAATGAAAGACGGAAACATTATTGAATCGCGCAGAGTCGGGCAGACAATTTATTATTCTCTCAGCGAAGAAAATCTGAAAATCCTAAAACCATTTTTCAAACACATTACACAATCAATTAAAGAGGAGGCGCTATGA
- a CDS encoding cation transporter — protein MKNLIIISAAAMLFLATSQMCGCGCKANAATTQPVIDGGDTTQTKTVTLNVKGMTCESCVSQVESEINKKSGVVSCKVNLEQGTAAVSYNPEKTNEKEITQTINNIEHRGKKQFTASVCENKNGCKKSGGGCCGSKKN, from the coding sequence ATGAAAAACTTAATCATCATTTCAGCAGCAGCAATGCTCTTTTTAGCCACATCGCAAATGTGCGGTTGCGGATGTAAAGCCAACGCAGCAACGACACAACCAGTAATTGACGGTGGAGATACGACACAAACCAAGACAGTTACTTTAAATGTCAAAGGAATGACTTGCGAAAGTTGCGTATCACAAGTAGAATCAGAAATAAATAAGAAATCAGGAGTTGTGTCCTGCAAGGTAAATCTTGAACAAGGAACAGCAGCAGTTTCTTATAATCCTGAAAAAACAAACGAAAAGGAAATCACTCAAACCATAAACAACATTGAACACAGAGGAAAAAAGCAGTTCACCGCTTCTGTTTGTGAGAACAAAAACGGATGTAAAAAATCTGGTGGCGGTTGTTGCGGGTCAAAAAAAAACTAA
- a CDS encoding heavy-metal-associated domain-containing protein — MNTFKSSMAFAVLTVLISRLCCIVPFVAIVSGLTGGATMFSFLESWRPKPKDIDKLRPCCRDKAEIKSKRNRRFLWTTTVISVLLFSFPFYSHIFINATSAQTADTKNLKIIQLSVEGMSCQGCANNIMLTLSQTDGIVKDTVVFATKTATVSFDENKISSSQVIATIDNIGFTAKTKYKPIKPK; from the coding sequence ATGAACACTTTTAAAAGTTCAATGGCATTTGCTGTGCTGACAGTTTTAATTTCCCGACTGTGTTGCATTGTTCCATTCGTTGCAATCGTTTCGGGACTGACTGGCGGTGCGACAATGTTTTCATTTCTTGAATCGTGGCGACCTAAACCAAAAGACATAGACAAGTTAAGACCGTGTTGCAGAGACAAAGCAGAAATAAAATCTAAACGCAACAGACGGTTTCTCTGGACAACGACAGTTATTTCTGTTTTACTTTTCTCGTTTCCTTTTTACTCGCATATTTTCATCAACGCAACTTCCGCACAGACAGCGGACACAAAAAACCTAAAGATAATTCAACTCTCCGTTGAGGGAATGTCGTGTCAAGGTTGTGCCAACAACATTATGCTTACCCTTTCGCAGACAGACGGTATCGTAAAAGACACAGTTGTTTTCGCTACCAAGACAGCGACTGTATCCTTTGACGAAAATAAAATTTCTTCAAGTCAAGTCATTGCGACAATAGACAATATCGGCTTTACAGCCAAGACAAAATATAAACCAATAAAACCAAAATAA
- the merTP gene encoding mercuric transport protein MerTP yields the protein MNTKKTSKGLIGAGLLSAIAASLCCITPVLALIAGSSGIASTFSWLEPARPYLIGITVLMIGFAWYQKLKPRTKEQIECDCETDEKPSFLQSKMFLGIVTVFAALMLAFPYYSHIFFPKTESKVIIIESNNIASANFEIAGMTCQGCEEEVKHEVSQLSGFISAEVNHETGKATVKFDKSKTTIEQVATAINATGYKVTKQEEVKN from the coding sequence ATGAACACAAAAAAAACATCGAAAGGACTTATTGGAGCAGGGTTACTCTCTGCCATCGCAGCATCACTTTGTTGCATTACACCTGTATTGGCTTTAATTGCAGGAAGCAGCGGAATCGCTTCAACTTTTTCTTGGCTTGAACCCGCAAGACCTTATTTAATAGGTATAACTGTTTTAATGATCGGTTTCGCTTGGTATCAAAAATTGAAACCGAGAACAAAAGAACAGATTGAATGTGATTGTGAAACGGACGAAAAGCCATCCTTTCTTCAATCAAAAATGTTTTTAGGAATTGTAACAGTATTCGCTGCGCTTATGCTTGCCTTTCCTTATTACTCACATATCTTTTTTCCTAAAACAGAATCAAAAGTTATCATTATTGAATCAAACAATATTGCTTCTGCAAATTTTGAAATTGCAGGAATGACTTGCCAGGGCTGTGAGGAAGAAGTGAAACACGAAGTTTCTCAACTGTCAGGATTTATTTCCGCAGAAGTTAATCACGAAACAGGAAAAGCAACCGTGAAGTTTGACAAATCAAAAACAACTATCGAACAAGTTGCCACGGCAATAAATGCAACAGGATATAAAGTAACGAAACAGGAAGAAGTAAAAAATTAA
- a CDS encoding sigma-70 family RNA polymerase sigma factor, with product MEATKNITTPAQWIEQYADTLFKFAVSRVGDTETAKDLVQETFLSALKNTTTFRGEISEKNWLFTILKNKIIDYYRSKAKQSFTELKEHLEEAENYFDSNDWNESAKPKEWGIDYSQNIETKEFYEVLEKCKQKLAELQNAVFTLKYMEDKNSEDICKELGISPSNYWVLLHRAKLQLRQCLEKNWFLK from the coding sequence ATGGAAGCAACAAAAAATATAACCACGCCTGCTCAATGGATAGAGCAATACGCAGACACCTTATTCAAATTTGCAGTAAGCAGAGTTGGCGACACTGAAACGGCAAAAGATTTAGTTCAAGAAACTTTTTTGTCAGCATTGAAAAATACAACGACTTTCAGAGGAGAAATTTCAGAAAAAAATTGGTTATTCACTATTCTTAAAAATAAAATCATTGACTATTACAGAAGCAAAGCGAAACAATCTTTTACTGAGTTGAAGGAACATTTAGAAGAAGCAGAAAATTATTTTGATAGCAACGATTGGAACGAGTCAGCGAAGCCGAAAGAATGGGGAATTGATTATTCGCAGAATATTGAAACGAAAGAATTTTACGAAGTGCTGGAAAAATGCAAACAAAAACTGGCAGAACTTCAGAATGCTGTGTTTACTTTAAAATATATGGAAGATAAAAATTCAGAAGACATCTGTAAGGAATTGGGAATTTCTCCGTCAAACTATTGGGTGCTGTTGCACAGAGCAAAACTGCAACTTCGCCAGTGTCTTGAAAAAAATTGGTTTTTAAAATAA